A window of the Megalopta genalis isolate 19385.01 chromosome 2, iyMegGena1_principal, whole genome shotgun sequence genome harbors these coding sequences:
- the Ssb-c31a gene encoding single stranded-binding protein c31A isoform X4, giving the protein MPKSKEYVSTDEDSSEEDIKPKKKQKRTREADEKEAKPSKKVEKESRENEDTAWDLGNNRQISVRDFKGKLYVDIREMYFDKDANMKPGKKGICLNMTQWRKLLSVVEDVDKVVKSKC; this is encoded by the exons ATGCCAAAGTCAAAGGAATATGTGTCAACCGACGAGGACAGCAGTGAGGAG GATATAAAGCCAAAGAAAAAGCAGAAGAGGACTAGGGAGGCTGATGAAAAGGAGGCAAAACCATCAAAGAAAGTGGAAAAAGAATCTCGGGAGAATGAGGATACAGCCTGGGATCTCGGAAATAACCGTCAAATTAGTGTACGAGACTTTAAAGGGAAACTGTATGTCGATATTAGAGAAATGTACTTTGACAAGGATGCAAACATGAAACCTGGAAAGAAAG GTATCTGTTTGAATATGACACAGTGGCGGAAATTACTATCAGTAGTGGAAGATGTTGACAAAGTAGTCAAATCCAAATGCTAA
- the Ssb-c31a gene encoding single stranded-binding protein c31A isoform X2 yields the protein MRIIEIHSAFADFEKMPKSKEYVSTDEDSSEEDIKPKKKQKRTREADEKEAKPSKKVEKESRENEDTAWDLGNNRQISVRDFKGKLYVDIREMYFDKDANMKPGKKGICLNMTQWRKLLSVVEDVDKVVKSKC from the exons ATGCGTATAATTGAAATCCATAGTGCTTTCG CAGATTTCGAGAAAATGCCAAAGTCAAAGGAATATGTGTCAACCGACGAGGACAGCAGTGAGGAG GATATAAAGCCAAAGAAAAAGCAGAAGAGGACTAGGGAGGCTGATGAAAAGGAGGCAAAACCATCAAAGAAAGTGGAAAAAGAATCTCGGGAGAATGAGGATACAGCCTGGGATCTCGGAAATAACCGTCAAATTAGTGTACGAGACTTTAAAGGGAAACTGTATGTCGATATTAGAGAAATGTACTTTGACAAGGATGCAAACATGAAACCTGGAAAGAAAG GTATCTGTTTGAATATGACACAGTGGCGGAAATTACTATCAGTAGTGGAAGATGTTGACAAAGTAGTCAAATCCAAATGCTAA
- the LOC117227212 gene encoding magnesium transporter NIPA2 isoform X2, which translates to MDSSLTEIVVDSKSYSSKHFYIGLGLAISSSGFIGASFIIKKKALIRLQRCGGLRASSGGFGYLKEWLWWAGLLSMAIGEAANFAAYAFAPASLVTPLGALSVLISAVLASKYLNEKLNLFGKIGCLLCILGSTMIVLHSPKDEEISTLNESLHLMN; encoded by the exons ATGGATAGTAGTTTGACAGAAATTGTGGTCGATTCAAAATCATACAGTTCGAAACACTTTTATATAGGTCTAGGACTTGCAATCAGTTCAAGTGGTTTTATAG GGGCcagttttattattaaaaaaaaagcacTGATTCGTCTTCAGAGATGTGGTGGGTTACGAGCTTCGTCTGGAGGGTTTGGATACTTGAAAGAATGGCTATGGTGGGCTGGTCTCCTTTCAA TGGCAATAGGAGAAGCAGCTAATTTTGCTGCTTATGCTTTTGCACCGGCTTCCTTGGTTACACCATTGGGAGCACTCAGCGTTCTAATATCTGCAGTATTAGCATCCAAGTATTTAAATGAAAAACTTAACTTATTCGGAAAG ATCGGATGCCTTTTATGTATATTAGGTTCTACAATGATCGTACTTCATTCTCCCAAAGACGAAGAAATTAGTACTTTAAACGA gtcattacatttgatgaattaa
- the Ssb-c31a gene encoding single stranded-binding protein c31A isoform X3: MRIIEIHSAFDFEKMPKSKEYVSTDEDSSEEDIKPKKKQKRTREADEKEAKPSKKVEKESRENEDTAWDLGNNRQISVRDFKGKLYVDIREMYFDKDANMKPGKKGICLNMTQWRKLLSVVEDVDKVVKSKC, from the exons ATGCGTATAATTGAAATCCATAGTGCTTTCG ATTTCGAGAAAATGCCAAAGTCAAAGGAATATGTGTCAACCGACGAGGACAGCAGTGAGGAG GATATAAAGCCAAAGAAAAAGCAGAAGAGGACTAGGGAGGCTGATGAAAAGGAGGCAAAACCATCAAAGAAAGTGGAAAAAGAATCTCGGGAGAATGAGGATACAGCCTGGGATCTCGGAAATAACCGTCAAATTAGTGTACGAGACTTTAAAGGGAAACTGTATGTCGATATTAGAGAAATGTACTTTGACAAGGATGCAAACATGAAACCTGGAAAGAAAG GTATCTGTTTGAATATGACACAGTGGCGGAAATTACTATCAGTAGTGGAAGATGTTGACAAAGTAGTCAAATCCAAATGCTAA
- the Ssb-c31a gene encoding single stranded-binding protein c31A isoform X1, which produces MVSQFTRVKNHNYNSRFYWCGITLRSRTLFLSRWFQNLPLDFWSTDFEKMPKSKEYVSTDEDSSEEDIKPKKKQKRTREADEKEAKPSKKVEKESRENEDTAWDLGNNRQISVRDFKGKLYVDIREMYFDKDANMKPGKKGICLNMTQWRKLLSVVEDVDKVVKSKC; this is translated from the exons ATGGTGAGCCAGTTCACACGGGTGAAAAATCATAATTACAATAGCCGTTTTTATTGGTGTGGTATCACTTTAAGATCGAGGACGTTATTTTTGAGCCGGTGGTTTCAGAATTTACCCTTGGATTTTTGGTCGA CAGATTTCGAGAAAATGCCAAAGTCAAAGGAATATGTGTCAACCGACGAGGACAGCAGTGAGGAG GATATAAAGCCAAAGAAAAAGCAGAAGAGGACTAGGGAGGCTGATGAAAAGGAGGCAAAACCATCAAAGAAAGTGGAAAAAGAATCTCGGGAGAATGAGGATACAGCCTGGGATCTCGGAAATAACCGTCAAATTAGTGTACGAGACTTTAAAGGGAAACTGTATGTCGATATTAGAGAAATGTACTTTGACAAGGATGCAAACATGAAACCTGGAAAGAAAG GTATCTGTTTGAATATGACACAGTGGCGGAAATTACTATCAGTAGTGGAAGATGTTGACAAAGTAGTCAAATCCAAATGCTAA
- the LOC117227212 gene encoding protein cornichon isoform X1, with product MSRHLLSFALPCNELLDTTSCVVIMAFSLVAFSYIVALLVDAFLIFFAMFHVITFDELKTGYKNPIEQCNSLNPLVIPEYGLHILINILFLISGQWFSLLLNIPLIVYHLWRYYHRPVMSKSGLYDPTNILNAQVLTAHQREGWIKLAFYLLSFFYYLYGMLSSLIQ from the exons ATGAGTCGACATCTTTTGTCATTTGCTTTACCGTGTAATGAATTACTTGATACTACGTCATGCGTGGTCATAATGGCGTTCAGTTTAGTCGCCTTTTCGTATATTGTGGCATTACTTGTTGAtgcttttttaatattttttgcaaTGTTTCAT gtcattacatttgatgaattaaaaACTGGCTATAAAAATCCGATTGAACAATGTAACAGTTTAAATCCG CTAGTTATTCCAGAATACGGTTTACACATTCTCATCAATATTTTGTTTCTAATTAGTGGACAATGGTTTTCATTGCTCTTAAATATACCATTAATTGTTTATCATTTATGGAGATATTATCACAGGCCAGTAATGTCTAAATCAGGTTTATATGATCCTACCAATATACTAAATGCTCAAGTTCTTACAGCACACCAAAGAGAGGGTTGGATTAAACTTGCATTTTATCTCCTatcatttttctattatttatatgg cATGCTTAGTTCATTGATTCAGTGA